CTAAATCTGACGTCGATGCGAACTACGTGAAACTCATGAGGCGCATGGTCACCTTCTCTAATCCCACAACTGGTAAGGGTGTTTTCTGTGGCATTGCAACTCATGACGAAGCGATCGTCGAGCAGATGCGAGCCTTTGTTCGGGAACACAATATCGACAAGTCGGCCTTCGAGTTTCAGATGCTCTACGGAATTCGCCGCGATCTCCAGCACCGTCTCACGGCTGAGGGCTTTGGCGTCCGCGTCTACCTCCCCTTTGGCCCGGAGTGGTATCCCTACTTCATGCGCCGCCTCGCCGAGCGCCCGGCCAACGTCATCTTCCTAGCCAAAAACTTCTTCAAAAACTAGCTTCTTCCGAACGACGGGGAGGATCGGAAGTCAAAAAAAAATTGCCCGTGACTCGAGTCTGGATTTTGTTGTTTTGTTGGGGGTTTTGAAAAAAGTGGGTGGTTGGTGGTGGTTTTTTGCTGGTGTGAACGTGGTGGATGGGTGGTGTAAACGTGGCGCGTTGCAGGCTGTTTTTCAACAACGAAAAACACGCCACGTTTTTGAACTTTATTTTTGGTTCAACGAAGCCGACTAGATTTTTACTTCAACGAAGCCGACTGAGCAGGGACCGGCTCGGCCAGCAGCTTCTCCACCAGCTCTGTCGTCTCCTTTACCAAGGCCTCGTGCGCGGGCGGATTCGCCGGGCCGGCAAAGCCTGCATGAACTTCCCTCACCCGCCCATCGCGTCCCAGAAAGAACGAGGTGGGCCAGCAGTTGAGGTTTACGCCCTGCGGGATCTTTTCATTCAACTGCTCAGTCTCTCCTGCCACCAGAACCGTGTAGGTAAGTCCATATTTTTCGATGAAGGCACGCAGCCGGGTCGGCTCTTTCAACTGATCGGCCTCTTCAAACGAGAGGTTCACTACCTCCAGTCCCTGGCTGTGAAACTGCTTGTAGAGGCTCTCCAGCATGGGCGCTTCGTCGTGGCAGTTGGGGCACCAGGACCCGCCGATCGCAACGATCACGACCTTGCCGTCGAACTGCGGATCGGTGTTGGAGACGAGCTTGCCGTTGAGGTCCGGGAAGCTGAAGGCAAAGCGCGCCGACGGGTCTTTCACTGTAGTCTGCTGGGTCGGGTCGGTCATGCCGGGAAGGGCCGCCGCCCGCGCCTGTGCGGGTCTGCGAGCGGTAAGATTCTGCTGCTCGTTTACATCGGCCCGCAGTTTATTGGAGACCAATAACGTTCCGTCGGATTGCGGAGTGACGCTGTAGAGCGCGGGGCCAGCGGCGGTGAAGTGCCCGATCAGGTACTCGTGCCCTGTCCAGCCTCCGTAGAGAGCACCGGTATCTCCGTCGATGCGCTGAATGACAGCCTTGACCTGGTCCGAGTGAGCTGAGGGCTCAATGCGAAGCTGCCACGCCGACTCGCCCTTGGAGGATTTAACCTCCACCTCCCAATCCCCGGGGATGGCCGGGCCGTCCGCTTTGGTGTCGACGCCGGTTGAGCCGTGAAGAGTCAGGCTGACGGGATAGCGGGTGGCGATGGTGCCGAAGGTTCCGGTGAGATGGCCGTCCGCTACGGTTGCGTCGAGGGTTCGGGCGTAATAGTTGAAGGTGATCAGCAGATGATTGCCGACAAAGCTGACGCTGGAGGCGGGGCTGCGGTCTGGACCGTTGAGCTGAGGATTATTGGGCTGCGGACCGTTGAGCTGCGGGCCATTGAGCAGAGCGGCCTGAAGGTCTTTGCCACGGCCGGTAATCACGAGGCGAAGGGGAACCTGCTGTCCGTGGACAGTGGCATCGCCCACCCAGGGACCAGCGATTGCACCTTGCTTCGAAGCCTGAGCAACGGTAGACAGAACGACCAGAACAAGACTGGCGAAGAGCTTCATGAAAGATCTCGATTCTTTCTTAGAATTATGGGAGGTGAAGACTCAATGGGAGTCTGCTTGATCAGCAGACTCGGAGCACGCGTGTCAGGCCAGCGGGGAGCGGCGACAACAACAGAAGCTGTACTGCATGTGCATCTTTATAAAGTAGGCCGAGCGGTGGGGACAGGTCAAGAGAGAGTTACGAAACTCTGTTTGGTAGCCATCTCACTACCGGTGCAACTTCCGAATTGACGAGATTCGTCCAGAATCCGAACACACCCTCTCTGAAATAGTGCTTTGGCCTGAAGGCGCCGAGTGAGTCAACTTTCGGTTTGCCCGTCATACGCTCGGACTTTCGACTGCGGATTTTGTTCGTGATAATCCATGCCGCGGGCTGTCGTTATTAAGATCAATTTTGCGCTTGACAGCCCTAAGATGACGAGCGTACTCTTTTTTTCAATGCGGTATTCCCTGGAACACAAAGCACGGAACCACGAGAACATTCTTTCCCTGGCCGCTCGCTCTTTCCGTGAGCACGGCGGTGACAGCAGCGGCATCGGGACTGTGATGAAGAAGGCAGGCCTGACGAAAGGGGGGTTCTACCGGCACTTTGAGAGCAAGGACGACCTGTTCGTCGAAGCGGTAGCCCGAGCATTCGACGAGATGGGAAGCGGCATGGATGTAATTGCGAGGTCCGCGCCCAAAGGCCACGCTCTGCGGGCAATGATCGAATACTATCTAAGCGCGCGCCATGCGAATTCTCCCGGAATGGGTTGTGTGATCTCCGCTCTCGGGCAGGAGTTCGCGCGAAAGCCTCTAGCCGTGCGAAAGCGGATTGAGGTCTTGCGAGAAGCGTACCGTGAGCGTCTACTGCCGTTTCTTCCTGGTCAGACGCAAGAGGAAAAGGTGACGAAGTTTCAACTTTTGTTCTCCAGTATGGCTGGGGTTCTGACTGTAGCCCGGATGACCTCTTCCCCCAAAAAGCGTGAGCAGCTGTTGATGGAGGCGAGGATTTTTTTTATAAAGTCCTTCGCTGAGTAGTATTTTTTTGTTCACAAAGAGTACTGTCGTACTCTTTACGCGAAGCGAAACCATAACCTGAATCGAAAGGATACCCGGTGAAACTAATGATCTCACTTCTCATGGCAATGCTACCCATCGCATCTTTGGCGCAATCGCAGTCAGGAGCCTCCCAGGGGCTGCCCAGCGCGGCGATACCAAAAACTACAGCAGTACTGGTCATTCTGACTCCCAGGCAGGGCGTAACAGTTCAACAAATCATGGCAGTGATGCCGTCAGAGATTGAGGCAACCGTGAGGCTCTATCTCGATGGGAAGATCCGCGAGTGGTACTCCCGCGGCGATGGCCGAGGTGTCGTCTTTCTTCTCGACGCGAAGACCGAAGAGGAGGCACGAGCCACTATGGAAACGCTACCGCTCGCTAAGGAACACTTGATGGATGAACAGTACATTCCCCTTGGACCCTTGATGCCGCTCAGAATGTTGATAGGCCCTGGTGCGCAGCAGTAAGACTGCAGCAGTGAGGCTCTCTTCGCGTTAACTGCAGGAGAAAAACCGGAAGCAGACGATCATGTCTCTCAAACCATGCGATAGGAGTTCTCAATGACGCCAGAAACCATCTTCGGAATCCATCTCGTTTTAGGTTATGTAGCGTGCTTGCTCTGCTTCAGGGTTTACTTCTGGCCTAGGCTCAGCTCAATGGACAGTTTCGCGGCGCAACGCGTCATCGCGACTATTCACAGCTTCCGGTTCTTCGGCCTGGTCTTTATTCTTCCGGGCGTAGTCGGACCCGATCTGCCTGCGAGCTTTGCGACCTTCGCAGCCTATGGTGACTTGGCTACCGGCGTGTTGGCGCTTCTCGCGCTTCTTGCGACAAGGGTCCGGCCGCTGTTCTGGACCTTAGCCGTCGCCTTCAATGCAGTGGGAACAGCTGATCTTGTTCTCAACTACTACCACGCGGTCCGGGCCGGCCTTCCCGCGATGGCGGGACAACTGGGAGCGATCTATGCGGTCCCGATCATCTACGTACCCGCGTTGATGATCACGCACATTGCGGCTTTCTATTTGCTGCTGCGCTCTCAACCCAAGGCGGCGATGGCCGGCGATGCGGTCGCATTTTAGGCCGGGATCAGCCGCATCGACTTCTTGTCGTGAGGAGATCATCGAAAAGTCGATGCGGTTCTCGACGAGAAGTACATCGTCGAGTCACTTAGTGAGCGTTGAAGGCACGTTGGAGCACACTCATTTTTTTGGATTCCCGCGAATTACGGGCAACTTGGAAGTTGCCCAAATCTTTCCAATAACGGGTAGCCAAGGGCACTCTTGGGCCTCGCGCAAAGGAACCATATAGGTTCTGCCAAAGTTGTATGGATAGTTAACCTGTGCCAGCGCAGACTGTATCCACTATGGGGAGGGAGACCGTTCAGGAGATATCTCGGATCTGTTTGGACTTCGCGATCACCTCGCCGCAATCCTGATTGGCTTGATCGTTTACCTCCAGAGATAGCCTCTAGAAGCTGGGCCAAAAAGCAGACGGTGTCCCTCACCCATAGCCCCGCCACACGCCCGCAATAAAAAATAGCCGCCTCCGGGCGGCTATCTCTCTTTCTACAGCTTCGTAGAGATCAGGTGCGTTATTTTCCGTAGGTCGTGCCGTCGTTTGGCCGCCGGACCGGGAGATAGGGTTCGACAGCAAGGAGATTGGAGAGTGTACTGCGCTCCTGATCGGAGAACTGGCCACGAAAGCGATCCGAGTCGAGGATGGCCTGGCGTTGCGGTTGAGGCATCTCGCGGAGGTCGCGGAAGGCACGGGCGACCAGACGGCGGCGATCTTCCGGGAGGCCGCCGAGCTGCTGCATGGCGCCGCGAACCTGCTGGCGTTGCGGCAGGGTGAGACGCTCCATCGCTTCGGTGCGGTCAAGTATCCGCTGGCGCTGCTCGGGCGACATGTTATTGAGCTGCGTGAGACGATCGCGCATACGTTGCTGGGTCGGCGGGGGCAGATCGCGGAAGCCGGGCTCGTTTTCCAGAGCGCGCTGCTGCTCCGGGAGGGTGAGGTTGCTGTGACGGTCCATCCACTGGGCCAGATGCTCCTGATTTCGATTCGGCTGAGGCCCCGGGGCAGGCCGCGACTGCGCGACGGGCGCGCGAAGTGCCACCCCAGCTCTACGCGCAGAGCCCGACTGAGCGAGGGCAGTCGTCATCGCGGAGGACAAGATAATCCCGGCAGAAGCTAGTCGAGCAAGAGTCCGAAACTGAAGGAGAGATGGCATGTTTTCAAAGGGTAAAGGAGATGCAGTTTCATAAGACTTTGTGTTTAGAGCAGCTTATCGCGTTCTCTCTCCTTTCCATCGGTTTTTCTCGTGACCGGACCTTCTCCGGATCTTCTTTCCAAAAATTAGCTGCTGGGCTGGGCCGAAGAGTCGTCGGCGGGGGTGTCGTCCTGCAGGAGTTGATCCATGGTCTGCAGGGCCTGATCGTTCTTGTCGAGGATCTGCAGATCTTGAACCGCAGCAGAGGTTTCTGGGGCTGAGTGATGGAAGCCGGTGAGATCGGCAAAGGTTCCGCCACCCACCAGAAGGACGAGCGCAAGTCCACCAACAAGCGCGGGACGAAGCTGGCGTCCTGTGTTGAAGAGCAGGCGAGATTTGAGCTTCTCAAACCAACTTGCGGGGGCGTGTGTCTGCTCTTCACGGAGGCGCACTGCCAGCTTTTGATCGAAGTAAGGCGATGGCTCCGGCGCCTTCCAGGTATCGAGCAGAGCAAAGGTCTCCTGCATCGACTTGAACTCCTGGGCGCAGCCGGCGCACGAGTCGATATGGGCTTGCACCTCTCGACTCGCAGGCGAGGCCGGATCCAGAAGGAGCTCGACGATTGCGGATTGGCATTCTTTACAGATCATTGTGAACCTTTCCAATTTCTTTCCTGCAGCGCGTTCAACAAGGGCGCGTAAAAACCTCCAGCGAATTCCTAAACAAAAGCCTTCAACTTTTCGCGCAGCGTCTGGTAGGCGCGGAAGAGTAAGGACTTCGTAGCGGACTCGCTCAATTTAAGGACATCACCAATTTGCTTGTAGTCCATACCTTCATACTTGTGCATGAGTACGGCCATGCGTTGCCGCTCGGGAAGCGCCATGACATGCTCGCGAATGGCGTTGAGACGCTCTTGCCTGAGGAGGTTGGCTTCGACATCGGGCGTGGAGTCTGCGACA
The nucleotide sequence above comes from Tunturibacter empetritectus. Encoded proteins:
- a CDS encoding TetR/AcrR family transcriptional regulator; amino-acid sequence: MRYSLEHKARNHENILSLAARSFREHGGDSSGIGTVMKKAGLTKGGFYRHFESKDDLFVEAVARAFDEMGSGMDVIARSAPKGHALRAMIEYYLSARHANSPGMGCVISALGQEFARKPLAVRKRIEVLREAYRERLLPFLPGQTQEEKVTKFQLLFSSMAGVLTVARMTSSPKKREQLLMEARIFFIKSFAE
- a CDS encoding peroxiredoxin family protein; translation: MKLFASLVLVVLSTVAQASKQGAIAGPWVGDATVHGQQVPLRLVITGRGKDLQAALLNGPQLNGPQPNNPQLNGPDRSPASSVSFVGNHLLITFNYYARTLDATVADGHLTGTFGTIATRYPVSLTLHGSTGVDTKADGPAIPGDWEVEVKSSKGESAWQLRIEPSAHSDQVKAVIQRIDGDTGALYGGWTGHEYLIGHFTAAGPALYSVTPQSDGTLLVSNKLRADVNEQQNLTARRPAQARAAALPGMTDPTQQTTVKDPSARFAFSFPDLNGKLVSNTDPQFDGKVVIVAIGGSWCPNCHDEAPMLESLYKQFHSQGLEVVNLSFEEADQLKEPTRLRAFIEKYGLTYTVLVAGETEQLNEKIPQGVNLNCWPTSFFLGRDGRVREVHAGFAGPANPPAHEALVKETTELVEKLLAEPVPAQSASLK
- a CDS encoding DUF3106 domain-containing protein gives rise to the protein MPSLLQFRTLARLASAGIILSSAMTTALAQSGSARRAGVALRAPVAQSRPAPGPQPNRNQEHLAQWMDRHSNLTLPEQQRALENEPGFRDLPPPTQQRMRDRLTQLNNMSPEQRQRILDRTEAMERLTLPQRQQVRGAMQQLGGLPEDRRRLVARAFRDLREMPQPQRQAILDSDRFRGQFSDQERSTLSNLLAVEPYLPVRRPNDGTTYGK
- a CDS encoding anti-sigma factor family protein produces the protein MICKECQSAIVELLLDPASPASREVQAHIDSCAGCAQEFKSMQETFALLDTWKAPEPSPYFDQKLAVRLREEQTHAPASWFEKLKSRLLFNTGRQLRPALVGGLALVLLVGGGTFADLTGFHHSAPETSAAVQDLQILDKNDQALQTMDQLLQDDTPADDSSAQPSS